GCGGGACTCGCGGTGCTCGCGGTGGCCAACAACTACTCCGCGGAGGCGCTCGCCCGCGCCGATCACGTCGTGGGCTCCCTCGAGGAGCTGCGGATCGAGGGAATCGGGCCGGCATGACGGCTTTCCTGGGCGCCGGCATGCTCCTCGGTCTGTCGGCGGGCTTCTCGCCGGGCCCTCTGCTCGCGCTGGTGCTGTCCCAAACGGTCCGCCACGGGGTCCGGGAGGGGATCAAGATCGCCCTGGCCCCCCTGCTCACCGATTTTCCCATCATCCTCCTGTCGACGTTCGTCCTGTCCCGGTTTGCCGCGTACAGGGGGCTCCTGGGGGCGGTGTCGCTGGCGGGGGCGGCGCTGGTGGCGCACATGGCGTACGAGACGTTCCGGGCGAGGGGGCGGGGACCGGCCGCGCAGGACGCCGCGCCGCAATCGCTCCTCAAGGGGGCGCTGGTCAACGCCCTCAGCCCGCACCCGTACCTGTTCTGGCTGACCGTCGGCGCACCGATGATCCTCAAAGGGCGGGAGACCGGCCCTGCGGCCGCCGCGCTGTTCGTCGCCGGGTTCCTCGGGTGCCTCGTGGGCTCCAAGATGTCCCTTGCCGTCCTCGCCGGGCGTTCGTCGCGCCTGCTGGAGGGGAGGCGGTACGAATTCATCCTGCGGGCGCTGGGGCTGCTGCTGTTCCTTTTCGCCGGCTTCCTGCTTCGGGATGGCCTCCGCCTGCTCGGCTGGATATGATAAAGGCGTCCGCATGCATCCGGCAGAGAAGGAGGGCCGCCGCATGATCGAGGAGATCGTCGCCCGCGGGATGGACGTGGAGCGTTTCATCCAGGGGAAGATCGCGGAGATCAAGGACGCGGTCGGCCACGGGACGGCGATCAACGCCCTCTCGGGCGGTGTCGACTCCTCCACGGTCACGATGCTGGGGCACCGGGCGCTGGGGCGCCGCCTCAAGACCGTCTTCGTCGAGAACGGCCTCATGCGGGAAGGGGAGCCGCAGCGGGTCGTGGAGCTTTTCCGGGACCTCGGCGTCGATGTCCGCGTCGTCGACGCCCGCAGGGAGTTTTTCGCGGCCCTCAAAGGGATCACCGATCCCGAGGAGAAGCGGGAGGCCGTCAGCCGGGAGTTCTACCGGAACGCGCTCGCCCGCGTCGTCCGCACCAGCGGGGCGAAGTTCCTGCTCCAGGGGACGATCCTGACCGACGTGGAGGAGGCCGTCGCGGGGATCAAGCGGCAGCACAACATCATCGAGCAGCTCGGGATCGACCCGCAGGAGGCGTTCGGCTACCGCATCCTCGAGCCGCTCGTCCAGCTCCGGAAGGACGCGGTCCGGAAGGTAGGGATGGCTCTCGGCCTGCCGGAGGAGCTGTTCCGGCGCATCCCGTTCCCCGGCCCGGCGCTCTCCGCGCGCGTGATCGGCGAGGCGACCCCGGAGCGGGTGGGCACGGTGCGGAAGGCGACCGCCATCGTCGAACGGATGCTCTCGGACCACGGTGCGTTCCAGTATATGGCGATCCTGCACGCCGACCGCGTGACCGGGCTGCGGGACGGAAGGCGCGAGTTCGGACAGCAGATCGAGGTGCGCTGCTGGGACAGCGTCGACGCGCGGAAGGCGACGCCGACCCGGCTCCCGTACGAGACGCTCGAGGAGCTCGCCCGCCGGATCGTGGATGAGGTGCCCGGCGTCGTCAGCGTCACCTACAACATCGCCGCGAAGCCTCCTTCGACCCTCGAGGCGGTCTGAAGGCCTTGGAGGGCGCGGGACTCCACAACCTGGTCAGCCTCGCGGGGATCTTCGTCCTGATGTTCCTCGCATGGCTCCTCTCGACCGACCGGCGCACGATCCACTGGAAGGCCGTCCTCGGGGGGACGGCGCTGCAGCTCCTGATCGCGCTCTTCATCTTCGTCGTCCCGGCCGGGGCGAAGGCGTTCCTCTTCATCAACGACGCCGTCGTGAAGGCGCTCGACAGCGCCTCCGCGGGGACCCGCTTCGTGTTCGGCCGCCTGGCGCTGCCGCCGGGCGCGCGCGGGGAAGGGGGAGAGGAGTCGCTGGGCTTCATCCTCGCCTTCCAGGCGCTCCCCGCGATCGTCTTCTTCGCGAGCCTGATGTCGGCCCTCTATTACGCCGGGGTCATGCCGCGGCTGATCCG
The Thermodesulfobacteriota bacterium genome window above contains:
- a CDS encoding LysE family translocator; translation: MTAFLGAGMLLGLSAGFSPGPLLALVLSQTVRHGVREGIKIALAPLLTDFPIILLSTFVLSRFAAYRGLLGAVSLAGAALVAHMAYETFRARGRGPAAQDAAPQSLLKGALVNALSPHPYLFWLTVGAPMILKGRETGPAAAALFVAGFLGCLVGSKMSLAVLAGRSSRLLEGRRYEFILRALGLLLFLFAGFLLRDGLRLLGWI
- a CDS encoding asparagine synthase-related protein — translated: MIEEIVARGMDVERFIQGKIAEIKDAVGHGTAINALSGGVDSSTVTMLGHRALGRRLKTVFVENGLMREGEPQRVVELFRDLGVDVRVVDARREFFAALKGITDPEEKREAVSREFYRNALARVVRTSGAKFLLQGTILTDVEEAVAGIKRQHNIIEQLGIDPQEAFGYRILEPLVQLRKDAVRKVGMALGLPEELFRRIPFPGPALSARVIGEATPERVGTVRKATAIVERMLSDHGAFQYMAILHADRVTGLRDGRREFGQQIEVRCWDSVDARKATPTRLPYETLEELARRIVDEVPGVVSVTYNIAAKPPSTLEAV